Proteins encoded in a region of the Zea mays cultivar B73 chromosome 4, Zm-B73-REFERENCE-NAM-5.0, whole genome shotgun sequence genome:
- the LOC100192632 gene encoding Beta-1,3-galactosyltransferase 7 — MKGKGGAMDRRSSARWRVLLLCAFSFGLGMLFTDRFWTAPDSSNHIMSQSRRQEQELQLVSEDCSTKRKHGEDKDIMGEVTKTHEAIQSLDKSISTLQMELAAKRSTLELLRSSGSPVTFETSQPRKKAFVVIGVNTAFSSRKRRDSVRETWMPQGEKLQQLEEQKGIVIRFTIGHSATSDSILDKAIDSEDAQHHDFLRLDHVEGYHELSAKTKIFFSTALGIWDADFYVKVDDDVHVNLGMLATTLARHKLKPRTYIGCMKSGPVLADKNVKYHEPEYWKFGEEGNKYFRHATGQIYAISKDLATYISINQPILHKYANEDVSLGSWFIGLEVNHIDERNMCCGTPPDCEWKGQAGNVCVASFDWSCSGICKSVERIKDVHARCGEGDSAVWSALF; from the exons ATGAAGGGGAAAGGCGGGGCGATGGACCGCAGGTCCTCCGCCAGGTGGAGGGTGTTGCTGCTCTGCGCATTCAGCTTCGGCCTCGGCATGCTCTTCACCGACCG GTTCTGGACAGCACCGGATAGCAGTAACCATATCATGTCTCAAAGCCGGAGGCAAGAGCAAGAGCTCCAACTTGTATCAGAGGATTGCAGCACAAAGAGG AAGCATGGGGAAGACAAGGATATAATGGGAGAGGTAACCAAGACCCATGAAGCTATACA ATCATTGGATAAGTCCATCTCAACGCTGCAGATGGAGCTTGCAGCAAAGCGGAGCACACTTGAGCTGCTCCGATCTAGTGGTTCACCAGTAACCTTTGAAACTAGCCAACCAAGGAAAAAGGCATTTGTTGTCATTGGAGTCAATACTGCATTCAGCAGCCGCAAGCGCCGTGATTCTGTCCGGGAGACATGGATGCCTCAAG GAGAAAAACTGCAACAATTAGAAGAACAAAAGGGAATAGTAATCCGCTTCACTATCGGGCACAG TGCTACATCTGACAGTATACTGGACAAAGCTATAGATTCAGAGGACGCTCAGCATCATGACTTTCTTAGGCTG GACCATGTTGAGGGATACCATGAACTCTCAGCTAAGACAAAAATATTCTTCTCTACTGCTCTTGGCATCTGGGATGCTGActtctacgtcaaggttgatgatgatgTGCATGTAAACTTAG GAATGCTTGCCACTACCCTTGCTCGGCATAAATTGAAACCAAGAACTTATATTGGCTGCATGAAGTCAGGCCCAGTTCTCGCTGACAA GAATGTTAAGTACCATGAACCTGAGTACTGGAAATTTGGGGAGGAAGGAAATAAATACTTCCGTCATGCCACGGGGCAGATATATGCCATTTCGAAAGATCTCGCTACTTATATTTCAATCAACCA GCCTATCTTGCACAAATATGCAAATGAAGACGTGTCGCTTGGATCATGGTTCATTGGTTTGGAAGTTAATCACATTGATGAAAGGAACATGTGCTGTGGAACTCCACCAG ATTGTGAGTGGAAAGGGCAAGCTGGTAATGTCTGTGTAGCGTCCTTCGATTGGAGCTGCAGTGGCATATGCAAGTCTGTTGAGAGGATCAAAGATGTACATGCTCGCTGTGGTGAGGGGGATTCAGCAGTTTGGAGTGCTCTTTTCTAG